A genomic region of Papaver somniferum cultivar HN1 chromosome 7, ASM357369v1, whole genome shotgun sequence contains the following coding sequences:
- the LOC113294903 gene encoding clathrin interactor EPSIN 2-like, translating into MYRPGTGGYGDEDRYGIRDDDRNGYRREREYGYKDDDGNSRGGDSYSSNEDRYGRDYDGGYMDDDYNRVRSRSNEDFQFGQISRSSDRYMVCGYDDDGRHSSRNAITFQLLIFWLRKIQDI; encoded by the coding sequence ATGTATAGGCCCGGTACAGGAGGTTATGGGGATGAAGATCGCTACGGAATTAGAGATGATGACCGAAATGGTTAcaggagagagagagaatatGGCTATAAGGATGATGACGGAAACAGTAGAGGTGGTGATTCATACAGTAGCAATGAAGACCGTTATGGTAGAGATTATGATGGTGGTTACATGGACGATGATTATAATAGAGTAAGAAGTCGAAGTAATGAAGACTTTCAGTTTGGCCAAATAAGTAGGAGTTCTGATAGATACATGGTATGTGGTTATGATGACGATGGTCGTCATTCATCAAGGAATGCTATTACTTTTCAGTTACTTATATTTTGGTTAAGGAAGATTCAAGACATTTAG